The Ignicoccus islandicus DSM 13165 sequence TTCTACTTCATCGCCCTCCTCTATCATCTCAACGGCTTCCGGAGACTCTATTACCGGTAAACCTACGTTGACGGCGTTCCTGAAGAAAATCCTTGCGAAGCTCTTCGCTATGACGGCCGACACTCCGGAATACTTTATAGCTATTGGCGCTTGCTCTCTAGAACTACCCATTCCGAAGTTCCTTCCGGCAACAACGATGTCTCCAGGCTTTATCTTCTTTGAGAGGTTCGGGTCCAAGTCCTCGAAAACGTGTTTCGCTAGCTCGTAGTAATCTACCGTTTTCGCCTTATATCTGAATGGTATTATCATGTCTGTATCTATGTTGTCACCGAGCTTGGCTACAACTCTACCCTTTACCATAAGGGTACCCGAGCTGAGGGATATATCGAGCTAGTTATTTAAGATTTCAATAACCCGTTGAGTTCGTAGCACTTTAGAGCTTTGCCGTTCGTTAAGCATAACTTCCCTTTGCTGATGCCGGAGCTAATGCTACCTTCGAATTCGGCTACCTTCTTTAAATTGTCTGTAAAGACGTACGTCTTTTGGTTGGTAGATGCAGCTAGTAATCCGTCGTTAGCGCTGAGATCGTAGGCCATTCCGTCCAATTCTGCTCTACCTACGTGTCTCATTTCCCGTTTCGATGTAAGTTCGAATTTATGTAAGTAGGATACGCCGACGAAGAAGGGATCCCTAGCTAGAACGTAGACGTAATTGTCGAGGCTCGCCACTCCCACTACTTCTTCTATAGGGATAGTTTGCATTCTCTTACATTTCTCTTGTAAGTAAACCCCTCTCTTCCCTCCTAGGACTAGGAGCCCATTTACTTCAGTAATACCCTTTAGCAAGTCGTTTACTCTAAAGCAATAGGACTCTCGTAGATTTACGACCCTCGAAACGTTATTACCTTCATAGAAAACGACCAGTGAGTCCTCGTGACTTCCTAGCGCTATTCCATTGAACTTTCTGATTTCCATCTGCCCATTGAACGTTACTACTACGTTCCTACCACCGAATAAATATTTCTTACCTATAGAAACTGTGGTGATAATGGAACCGACCCTAACGGTCTTCAATAGTTCGCCTTCAATTGAGAAAATCATCCCGTCTCCGTGCACAGTGCCAGCTACGACTACACTGTCCTTTACTTTAATTCTCTTGATTATACTTTCTTTAGGCACAGCTATAGCCCTTTCTCTCATTACATATCCGGATTAGGTTATTGCGCGTTGTGGTTTTATAATGTAATCTTCCACTTCGTAGGATTTTCATCCCACCCTTGTTCGAGGAAATTAGGGCTCCAAGCACCAAACTTACGATTCAAGAATGGGACCCCCGTGCGAGTAAATACCGATACGACTTTATTCCGATGAAATAGTTTCACCCCATCGGCAGGGTAGTTGCCTCTTACTATAAACTTCGTTTTCGTTTCTCTTAGGAAGTATCTAGTAACTCCCGGGCCCCACAAGAAGCCCTTGCCGACCGGATTCGGGCTCCAGCAGTCCTCCGGTTCGTCTTCCCAAGAACACATTTCGGCTGGGTCGTTCCAAAGATATTCTTCAATTAAGTAATTCTCGTTCACTTTGTCACTATATACGCATTCGATCGATTTGCAACCCTTTCTGATTAAGAGCGTTGAAGGACCTCCGTGAAACGCTACCACGGACCTGTCAACTATTAGCGCTAGGGGCATTGCATCGAACACTTCTCTAGCCTTAACGTAGATCTCCTCTCCTCGCTTACCGTACCTCTTCAGCAAGTGCAACGGGAAATCGTGTGGAAGAGGTTCCATTCCTTTAGGGGCTTCGTGATTTCCTCTAAGTATAATAACGTCCCGCGGTCGCTTTGCTTTAAGAGCTAGGGGTAAGAGCAAGGCCTCCACTTGCTTCGGTCCTCTATCGACGTAATTGCCCAGGAAGACCAATCTCCATTCCTCGAAGACCTCTCTCTTCCCTAACCTTTCCCAAATATCGTAGAGTTGAATGAAGCTACCGTATAAATCGCCGTGAAAGACGTAGCGAGTGTCTGGATAAGTGAAAGCTACCGGATGGACGCCGCCTTCGTACATTTTTAGCAATAGCTTCTTAGCTTCCTCTAACAATTCTATAAGTTCGTCCGGTTTTAGTGAGTTCACAGCTTCTGCAAAGCGAGCGGCGTCGTCGACTGGTAGTTCCGCTAATTCCATTCAATTTACCCCTCTAGATAATGGGTCCCATCGCGGTAATTTCTTCATTGCTGTGCGCTCCAGGGGGGCAAGTCGTGGTCATCCCATGCCTACTTTATTTTTAATACATTTATTAAGTAAGTGACCTGTTTCAAGGACTTGACCTTTTCAAGTAACGAGCTCACGTCCCTTGACACCCCTCTAAAGTAACAGCTCAGGAAAATCAACTTGTCTGAAAACGGGTCTTTCATTATCATAATAGATGGATAGCAACTTTCACTTAATATGGAAATAAGGTCTTGTAGATGAGAATTCGTAGTGGTTACCGTTAATTGAACGAGGACCTCAGTGTTTTCGTTGAGAAACATTTTCGCATTGTTTAAAGAATTTTCCAAAAGTAATTCAATTACTTTCGATCGAGGCAATCCATAAAACTTGCTCAAGTTTTCAATCACTTTATACAATTGCTCGTTTATTGAGATACCGAACCTTTTCTGTTTGGTTGACATTTCCATCCAGCAAGTTTTGAAACGACCAGTAAGTAACTTAAGTATTGCTACTACATTAACGGGGTTTAAATTAAAGAGTCTCTAACAATCTATATAAACCCATCCGAGGAAGCTATGACGGAGGTTATGAGGTCATGCCAATAAAAGCGAAATGTCCCGTCTGCGGTGCTGAGATAGAACTCCCAGACGACGTCATGGATGGAGAAATAGTTGAGTGTGAATCTTGTGGAGCGCAACTAGAAGTGAAGAGAGAAGGCGACAAAGTAGAACTTAAGGTCGCGGAAGAGACAGCTGAGGATTGGGGCGAGTGAGGGGGAGGTGAGTTGGTTCCAGTTCGTTGTTAAGGTCTATTATGATATGCCGAGAGTAGAGGAAAAGAGGTTAATGAAGGCTCTAGAAGACGAAGGCTTCGAGGTAAAGCCCTTCAACGTAACTAGGGAACCCTTACCAATAGGGGGGGTTGAGGACCACATAGCACTAATAAGAGCCGTCAGTATGTTCAGGTCCTTATATACTGCCGCAGTCCTAGAAGCGAATGGAATAACTCCTATCAATAGTTCCTTCACTATTATATATTCTGGGGACAAGATCCTAACGTACTCGGTTCTGGCGGCGAATTCCATACCAATACCCAAGACCGTTATATCCTTAAATGGAGATTCAACAATCAAAGCGTACTTACAGATAGGCTTTCCACTTGTAGACAAGCCTCCAATAGGAAGCTGGGGTCGGCTTGTTAGCCTAATAAGGGATTGGCACGAAGCCAATATAGTTATAGAACATAGAAGCATGATGAACAACCCTCAGATGAAAGCTCACATCGTTCAAGAATACGTTGAAATGCCAGAGCATAGAGATATAAGGTGTTTCGTGGTAGGTGGTAATTGTTTAGGATGTATCTATAGAATACCTAAGGAGGGAGAATGGAGATCTAACGTAGCGCTAGGTGCCGATGTCGTTAAACTAGATGAGAGCACGGAAGCGTGTGAATTAGCAGTTAAGGCGGCCGAAGCCCTCAAAGGCGAAGTCGTCTCCATAGATCTATTTGAAAGAAAGGACGGATTGGTAGTTAATGAAGTAAACGGCGTACCGGAATTCAAGGGATTTATGAGGGCTACGGGTATTGACGTCGCTAAGGAAGTTGCGAAATACGTAAAGGAGAAATTGAAGAAATAGAATTAAGTTTATTAATGAATGTGAAATGAGGTTTCCGGGGCCGTCGTCTAGCTTGGTAGGATGCCAGCCTGGGGCGCTGGTGGTCCCGGGTTCAAATCCCGGCGGCCCCACCACGCCTCTGCACTACTTAATAAAGCAGTTGTCCCCGGATTCATAGGGACTTAGGCTTGCACAGAAGACCTCATAGGAGACATCACCCCCATTCCCCCCTATCTTGGCTTCAAGTGGTTAGAGTACTTGACTTCATGCCTCAAGGTAACCCTTTAGACCATCACGCTGAGCATAGGTCCAGGCCTTTCGCTCAAGCGTTAGATGAAACCAAGTTAAAGTTAATAGAATTTGGTGTAAAGGAAGGCTCGAGTTTAAAGATAGGCGAGAGGGTATCGTTCAGACCGCTGGATGAGAGGATCATTCCGAGAGTATATTTGATAAAGTACGAGGACCTCTCAACAGTAGCTCAAGAGAACCTTCCCGAGGTGCTTCGGAACTTCGTGAAGGATAACGAGAAGCTCTTCGTTACGTTCTTGAACGTTGCAAGCCCGATAACCCTTAAGTTCCATGCATTAGAACTACTCCCTCATATAGGAAAGAAGACTCTCAAGCAAATACTTGAGGAAAGGGAAAGGAAGCCCTTTGAGAGTTTCGAGGACTTCGAGAAGAGGACGGGATATAAGGACATAGTTGAAGGCATTGTTGAAAGAATACTCAAAGAACTCCAAGGTGGTGAGAAATACTACCTGTTCGTCGAGCCTCCGCCTAGAAGCAATGCAGTGTTTCTGAATTACCTCGAAAAGGTGAGATCCATTGCGCGATCTGGTTCTAAGTGAAATCGGAAAGCTTTCTTTTAGACCGAAGAAGTGGTTAGGTCAGAACTTCACGGTAGATCGAAGGATAATAGATTACTTCGTTTCCAACATCGAGCGATCTACTGAGGTCATAGAAATAGGTACCGGTTTGGGTACGCTAACGCTAGCTCTAGCGGAGATATCTAAGCGCGTAATTACTATAGAAAGGGACGAGAGGCTTTGTAATTATTTAAAGAGGAAGTTGGAGAAGGTGAGTAACGTAACCTTAATTTGCGGCGATGCTTTGGAATATCCCTTTAATAAACCATGGGTTGTAGGTTCGATACCTTACAGCATAAGCGGACCCTTGCTAGCTAAGCTTTCAACGAGCTCTACGTGGGAGAAATCACTTCTATTACTTCAGAAGGACTTCGTTGATAGGATTACAGCGAGACCCGGTTCCAAAGATTACGGTAGACTAAGTGTGATGGTCCAATTGTGTTGCGAGATTGAAAAAGGTCCCGTGTGGCCCCCTAACTCCTTCTGGCCCCGGCCTCAAGTATTAAGTCAACACGTTCACCTCAAGAGGCTCGAGTCCGTACCAGAAGAGTTCTCCAAATTCCTTGCGTGTTTGTTTTCGCAGAAAAACAAGAAGCTAAGGAAAGTAGCGAGAAGTTGTGGGTTTGAATGGGACGACGATAGGAGAGTTAGAGAAGTGGAACCAAAGGAATTTCTACGCGTCTTTGAGAGAGTTTGGAAGTCAATCGACTTAATTGGGCCCTAACCTTTTATTTAATTCCGTGTATACATAGCTATTGAATGGGGTCAAATTATATGTATTACAAAGAGTTCGACAATATTGAAACAGCTATATCTTCTTGCAACGAATACTTAAACTCGTTAGAGATGGAATCTGAACTAATTGCTGGTGCCCTAGAGAAAGTTCAAGATGAGGGAGCGTACTTTCAGAAACTGAAGAAGGAATTAGGTGTAGAAGACAACAGAGCCATATTATTCAAAGAGATAGACGGCATTGAGGTTTATTTCGAACCTTCTCCGGAAGCCCTCGAAGAGGTCTTGAAGAAAAGGGCCGAGGTAGTGGAAAAAGAAATAGAAAAATGTAGGAAAGTATTATCAATCTTAGAAAGCATAAGGGAAATTCCTTGGTCCTCCAATTTGAAAGTTACCATATTAATGGATCCAAGTGAGGCGAAACTTTTCTTCCGGACGAGGTGATAACCAATGAAGCTCTCACCGGAACTCGATAGGACATCCAGGATTTTCGTTGACACTCTTTCTCGACTTTACGTGCTTACGAACCTTCGATTCAAGGACCTCGTTAAATATAAGGCCATAGAATTAATAGAGCGAGTTACCGGAAATTGCGTTGCCTTTCGCATACCATCGCTGGGTGGTTACGTGGTGTCTTGCCAAGGCGAAGTCGTTGCTGCATCCCTCAAAGATCCACCAGCCTTAGGGAGCCAAGCGATAGCGTTTCTAGGTGAAGAAGAGTTCGAGATTGTAATATATGAATTACCCCGGGAGAGTTTCGAGAAGGCTTTGAAACTGCTTGACGGTATAACGGTAAATGAGGAACAGTTAGAGGAATTCAAAGGGAAGCTAGCAGAGATACTCGAGAAAGTGCTCTCGAAGGAAGCCAAGTCCGAGGAGAAGGAAGCAATCGAAATTCCCGAAGTGATTTCCCAAGCCCCACCGCTAGAAGTACTTGATTTAAT is a genomic window containing:
- the lysW/argW gene encoding alpha-aminoadipate/glutamate carrier protein LysW — protein: MPIKAKCPVCGAEIELPDDVMDGEIVECESCGAQLEVKREGDKVELKVAEETAEDWGE
- a CDS encoding metallophosphoesterase family protein, giving the protein MELAELPVDDAARFAEAVNSLKPDELIELLEEAKKLLLKMYEGGVHPVAFTYPDTRYVFHGDLYGSFIQLYDIWERLGKREVFEEWRLVFLGNYVDRGPKQVEALLLPLALKAKRPRDVIILRGNHEAPKGMEPLPHDFPLHLLKRYGKRGEEIYVKAREVFDAMPLALIVDRSVVAFHGGPSTLLIRKGCKSIECVYSDKVNENYLIEEYLWNDPAEMCSWEDEPEDCWSPNPVGKGFLWGPGVTRYFLRETKTKFIVRGNYPADGVKLFHRNKVVSVFTRTGVPFLNRKFGAWSPNFLEQGWDENPTKWKITL
- the lysX gene encoding lysine biosynthesis protein LysX: MSWFQFVVKVYYDMPRVEEKRLMKALEDEGFEVKPFNVTREPLPIGGVEDHIALIRAVSMFRSLYTAAVLEANGITPINSSFTIIYSGDKILTYSVLAANSIPIPKTVISLNGDSTIKAYLQIGFPLVDKPPIGSWGRLVSLIRDWHEANIVIEHRSMMNNPQMKAHIVQEYVEMPEHRDIRCFVVGGNCLGCIYRIPKEGEWRSNVALGADVVKLDESTEACELAVKAAEALKGEVVSIDLFERKDGLVVNEVNGVPEFKGFMRATGIDVAKEVAKYVKEKLKK
- a CDS encoding 3-isopropylmalate dehydratase small subunit; the encoded protein is MVKGRVVAKLGDNIDTDMIIPFRYKAKTVDYYELAKHVFEDLDPNLSKKIKPGDIVVAGRNFGMGSSREQAPIAIKYSGVSAVIAKSFARIFFRNAVNVGLPVIESPEAVEMIEEGDEVEIDLEKGVIRNLTKGKEVKVKPYPQMIMELLKEGGIYEYYKKHGKFPWE
- the rsmA gene encoding 16S rRNA (adenine(1518)-N(6)/adenine(1519)-N(6))-dimethyltransferase RsmA, with the translated sequence MRDLVLSEIGKLSFRPKKWLGQNFTVDRRIIDYFVSNIERSTEVIEIGTGLGTLTLALAEISKRVITIERDERLCNYLKRKLEKVSNVTLICGDALEYPFNKPWVVGSIPYSISGPLLAKLSTSSTWEKSLLLLQKDFVDRITARPGSKDYGRLSVMVQLCCEIEKGPVWPPNSFWPRPQVLSQHVHLKRLESVPEEFSKFLACLFSQKNKKLRKVARSCGFEWDDDRRVREVEPKEFLRVFERVWKSIDLIGP
- a CDS encoding DUF655 domain-containing protein, yielding MHRRPHRRHHPHSPLSWLQVVRVLDFMPQGNPLDHHAEHRSRPFAQALDETKLKLIEFGVKEGSSLKIGERVSFRPLDERIIPRVYLIKYEDLSTVAQENLPEVLRNFVKDNEKLFVTFLNVASPITLKFHALELLPHIGKKTLKQILEERERKPFESFEDFEKRTGYKDIVEGIVERILKELQGGEKYYLFVEPPPRSNAVFLNYLEKVRSIARSGSK